A single window of Okeanomitos corallinicola TIOX110 DNA harbors:
- a CDS encoding Rpn family recombination-promoting nuclease/putative transposase has product MPKPADTSTKKLISLAPDNWVRWVTDIPDIKALEILSSEFQWISRESDVLIRATSPENGEFLVLNELQLRYNSKMPRRMRCYAALAEEKYQLPTYPVLINILPTNDVEIPRKFTSNVSGLTATQDYRVINLWEVDASIPFQQSLPSLLPFVPILKGGGNESTIREALQILRRDDDLNQLETVLAFFATFVLESALIKEIMRWDMTVLRESPWYQEILKEGEIKGEARGEVQGIISSIRTSLEAKFGNEALELMPQISQINDLSQLQGILRTVVLANSLEELRQSFL; this is encoded by the coding sequence ATGCCGAAACCAGCAGACACCAGCACCAAAAAACTAATCAGTCTTGCACCAGACAATTGGGTAAGATGGGTGACAGATATTCCTGATATTAAAGCCCTGGAAATTTTATCCAGTGAATTTCAATGGATAAGTAGAGAAAGTGATGTATTAATCCGTGCCACCAGTCCGGAAAATGGAGAATTTTTAGTATTAAATGAACTGCAATTGCGCTATAACTCCAAAATGCCCAGACGAATGCGTTGTTATGCAGCACTAGCAGAAGAAAAATATCAATTACCTACTTATCCGGTACTGATTAATATTTTGCCAACCAATGATGTAGAAATACCCAGGAAATTTACATCTAATGTTTCTGGATTAACAGCAACCCAAGATTACCGTGTAATTAATTTGTGGGAAGTTGATGCAAGTATTCCTTTTCAACAATCTTTACCTTCATTACTTCCCTTTGTGCCAATTCTCAAAGGTGGAGGAAATGAGTCTACAATTAGGGAAGCATTGCAAATCTTACGTCGGGATGACGACTTAAATCAACTGGAGACAGTTCTAGCCTTTTTTGCTACTTTTGTATTAGAAAGTGCGTTAATTAAAGAGATTATGAGGTGGGATATGACAGTTTTAAGAGAGTCGCCTTGGTATCAGGAAATACTTAAAGAGGGAGAAATAAAAGGAGAAGCACGGGGAGAAGTACAGGGAATTATATCGAGTATACGGACGAGTTTGGAGGCGAAGTTTGGCAATGAAGCTTTGGAGTTAATGCCTCAAATTTCTCAGATTAATGATTTGTCACAGTTACAAGGGATTTTACGAACTGTGGTTTTAGCTAATAGTTTGGAGGAGTTACGGCAATCTTTTTTATGA
- a CDS encoding WYL domain-containing protein has product MSTSRRKTQQAAKTDSKTIIAHFLIGTPGSGKSTFAKLLSSTENCQIISTDDIRQELYSDAAIQGEWHKIETTAINRICTAISLQKSVIYDATNCKRSFRMDFLLKVNTQLAEWKLTQPNWIGWYLQTPLSTCIQWNQQRQRQVPTPIIESMYKIVQNFPPITGEGFAAIHKIDVTAPKFTGDKIAKLITDIPRKIVSSQNRRANITPHPYSNLLDFERLMYLIFLIINYPGIGEFHINNPKLLENILGYLPNVTNSLAEITAIMAKLRGGVYANKDAIAADLEWLETQGIINATFPIINQNTQEFKNDELISNPDNHLSHKSLVSLFPITNHQSPITSLNRYDEYATGHELISLTGFHSYSDKQVFERLIGTIRFIIHYPFLANAGGGSLETLTKSLAQVGVIYNPNSEKATIRKDIEKVLKPYQILSDFPMRNGYFAGTGILSKPELIKVFDMIQSQAKSLNDPQALAIYEMFRERLLQTHTIENTEKIYPVRAIANTSIVDPKYLHSSALTNNLTQLETAILEGRLLELQKFTGVGRYTGDEKDFFLAYPLQIVFSNFAWYLGYECVSGETSGLLRFERLDRLFLGRPQSQQRNPELQEKSLQKLQQLFQAGAGMHLGISYADQKMFLSTDPKKRMQVCVVMELWFNDQIYPFITEGTKRFAQMKMSPPIQKTTSNLPKSLFCLDRTDDIHFPHRFQATFPQWTLNDFDLLRWIVGFGGSVKVVTPQKLVDRIREIGEGIVGNYEI; this is encoded by the coding sequence ATGTCAACATCCCGACGCAAAACTCAACAGGCAGCTAAAACCGACTCCAAAACAATCATCGCTCATTTTCTCATCGGCACACCAGGAAGCGGTAAATCAACCTTTGCAAAACTCCTATCCAGCACAGAAAATTGCCAAATAATATCCACTGACGACATCCGCCAAGAATTGTACAGTGATGCAGCAATTCAAGGAGAATGGCACAAAATCGAAACCACCGCCATTAACCGTATTTGTACTGCTATTAGTCTACAAAAAAGTGTTATTTACGACGCTACTAATTGTAAACGTTCCTTTCGCATGGACTTTTTACTCAAAGTCAACACTCAATTAGCAGAATGGAAATTAACCCAACCTAATTGGATTGGTTGGTACTTACAAACTCCTTTATCAACTTGCATTCAGTGGAATCAACAACGCCAACGCCAAGTTCCTACTCCTATTATTGAGAGTATGTATAAAATAGTGCAGAATTTCCCGCCTATAACTGGGGAAGGATTCGCCGCTATCCATAAAATTGATGTGACTGCACCTAAATTTACCGGAGATAAAATTGCTAAATTGATTACGGATATTCCCCGTAAAATTGTCAGTTCCCAAAATCGTCGTGCAAATATCACACCCCATCCTTACAGTAATTTACTGGATTTTGAGCGGTTGATGTATTTGATATTTTTAATTATTAATTATCCTGGAATTGGTGAATTTCATATCAACAACCCGAAGTTATTAGAAAATATCCTGGGTTATCTTCCTAATGTGACTAATTCCCTAGCAGAAATTACTGCTATTATGGCTAAACTGCGGGGTGGGGTTTATGCAAATAAAGATGCCATAGCGGCTGATTTAGAATGGCTGGAAACTCAAGGAATTATCAATGCAACTTTCCCTATAATTAATCAAAATACTCAAGAATTTAAAAATGATGAATTGATATCAAATCCAGACAATCACTTATCACATAAATCATTGGTTAGTCTTTTTCCAATTACCAATCACCAATCACCAATTACCAGCCTCAACAGATATGATGAGTATGCAACTGGACATGAATTGATATCTTTAACTGGATTCCACTCTTATTCAGATAAACAAGTTTTTGAGCGGTTAATTGGCACGATTCGCTTTATTATCCACTATCCTTTTTTAGCTAACGCAGGTGGTGGTAGTTTGGAAACTCTGACTAAATCTTTAGCACAAGTTGGGGTAATTTACAACCCGAATAGTGAGAAAGCTACAATTCGTAAAGATATCGAAAAAGTTTTGAAACCCTATCAAATTTTATCTGATTTTCCTATGCGTAATGGTTATTTTGCTGGTACTGGCATTCTTTCTAAACCAGAATTAATCAAAGTGTTTGATATGATTCAATCCCAGGCTAAAAGTTTAAATGATCCCCAGGCTTTAGCAATTTATGAAATGTTTAGAGAACGATTGTTACAAACACATACAATTGAAAATACCGAAAAAATTTATCCGGTGAGGGCGATCGCTAATACTTCTATTGTAGACCCCAAATATCTCCATAGTAGTGCTTTAACTAATAATCTCACTCAGCTAGAAACAGCTATTTTAGAAGGCAGACTTTTAGAGTTACAAAAGTTTACAGGTGTAGGGAGATACACAGGAGATGAAAAAGACTTTTTCTTAGCCTATCCATTACAGATAGTATTTTCTAACTTTGCTTGGTATTTGGGTTATGAATGTGTGAGTGGTGAAACATCTGGTTTATTGCGGTTTGAACGTCTGGATAGACTATTTTTAGGTAGGCCACAAAGCCAACAACGCAACCCAGAATTACAAGAAAAGTCACTACAAAAGTTACAGCAATTATTTCAAGCTGGTGCGGGAATGCACTTAGGAATTAGCTATGCTGATCAAAAAATGTTTCTCAGTACAGATCCAAAAAAACGAATGCAAGTTTGTGTGGTGATGGAACTGTGGTTTAATGACCAGATTTATCCCTTTATTACTGAGGGAACAAAACGGTTTGCACAGATGAAAATGTCGCCACCAATTCAGAAGACAACGAGTAATTTACCCAAGTCGCTATTTTGTTTGGATAGGACTGATGATATTCATTTTCCCCATCGTTTTCAAGCTACTTTTCCCCAGTGGACTTTAAATGATTTTGATTTGTTGAGATGGATTGTTGGTTTTGGTGGAAGTGTGAAGGTGGTAACACCGCAAAAGTTGGTAGATAGGATTAGAGAAATAGGTGAAGGAATTGTAGGTAATTATGAAATTTAG
- a CDS encoding tyrosine-type recombinase/integrase, with product MQPPQESNSLAKVNPFAITAERDLLAELLVGKRNKNTRHEYAKDLNKFFLSVCGQQPTPLLVGQFLQMDRYSAVTLVLRYKAELVDLGLKEATVNRRLAAIKALVNYAYKVGKCEWTLADIKSEKIQPYRDTSGITPEAFRKMLSIPDRETIKGKRDYALLRLLWANALRREEVSHCNIEDLDLELRTLSILGKGKGTQKENVDLHPKTCDALQDWLWTRNELDIKQPLFISLRPHYGHRLTGDGIRKIVVKIASVAGISKVVSPHKIRHSSVTAALDASGGDVRSVQKLSRHANLNTLMIYDDNRTKAQGKITALLEDLV from the coding sequence ATGCAGCCACCCCAAGAGTCAAATTCACTCGCTAAGGTAAACCCCTTTGCCATTACCGCTGAACGCGATTTGTTGGCAGAATTGTTGGTGGGCAAGCGTAATAAAAATACCCGTCATGAATACGCTAAAGATTTAAATAAATTTTTCCTGTCTGTGTGCGGTCAACAACCAACACCTCTTTTGGTGGGGCAGTTTCTACAAATGGATAGGTACTCGGCTGTGACTTTGGTTTTGCGGTACAAGGCAGAGTTGGTTGATTTGGGTTTGAAGGAAGCTACTGTTAACCGCCGCTTGGCTGCAATTAAGGCGTTAGTTAACTATGCTTATAAGGTGGGTAAGTGTGAGTGGACGTTAGCTGATATCAAGAGCGAGAAAATTCAACCTTACCGAGATACTTCGGGTATTACTCCTGAAGCTTTTAGAAAAATGCTGTCGATACCAGACCGGGAAACTATTAAAGGTAAACGGGATTATGCACTGCTGCGGTTATTGTGGGCTAATGCTCTGCGACGGGAGGAAGTTTCTCACTGTAATATTGAGGATTTGGATCTGGAATTACGGACTTTGAGTATTTTGGGTAAGGGTAAGGGGACGCAAAAGGAAAATGTTGATTTGCATCCCAAAACTTGCGATGCTTTACAAGATTGGTTGTGGACAAGGAATGAATTAGATATCAAGCAACCATTGTTTATTTCTCTGCGGCCTCACTACGGACATCGGCTGACGGGGGATGGTATTCGCAAGATTGTGGTGAAGATTGCTAGTGTGGCGGGGATTTCTAAAGTTGTTAGTCCCCATAAAATTAGACATTCATCGGTGACGGCGGCTTTGGATGCTAGTGGTGGAGATGTCAGGAGTGTGCAGAAGTTGAGCCGTCATGCCAATCTGAATACTTTGATGATTTATGATGATAACAGAACTAAAGCCCAGGGGAAAATTACTGCTTTGTTGGAAGATTTGGTTTGA
- a CDS encoding site-specific integrase, which produces MKIDRHGKAKVLTQQEIQRLFTEGLTTARDRTLCAVMLYTGCRVNEAVTLKIADVYDKKGRIRPELILRKGNTKGKLATRTIPVLDDLRHFLEQYNPPTTSDGFLFPGRWGRGHLHSDSASIIFREGCQQVDIEGASTHSFRRTALTLMSNAGIPLRVIQEISGHRNLEQLQNYLEVETSQVRGAIASLSMLTPVAAESHTTLDISSTSDMVKTDG; this is translated from the coding sequence GTGAAAATTGACCGCCACGGCAAAGCCAAAGTTCTTACCCAACAAGAAATTCAGCGATTATTTACAGAAGGATTAACCACTGCTAGAGATCGCACCCTTTGTGCTGTCATGCTCTACACAGGTTGCCGTGTTAACGAAGCTGTCACCCTAAAAATAGCCGATGTCTACGACAAAAAAGGCAGAATTCGCCCAGAACTCATCCTCCGCAAAGGTAACACCAAGGGGAAACTAGCTACCCGCACTATTCCCGTTCTAGATGACTTAAGGCACTTCCTAGAACAGTATAATCCTCCAACTACCAGTGACGGGTTTCTGTTTCCCGGTCGCTGGGGACGGGGACATCTGCACTCGGACTCAGCCAGTATTATCTTTAGAGAAGGTTGTCAGCAAGTTGATATCGAAGGAGCAAGTACCCACAGCTTCCGCCGCACTGCTCTAACATTGATGAGCAACGCTGGTATCCCCCTGCGGGTAATTCAAGAAATTTCCGGTCATCGTAATTTGGAGCAATTGCAAAACTACCTTGAGGTAGAAACGTCACAAGTTCGCGGAGCGATCGCCTCCTTGTCCATGCTCACCCCAGTAGCAGCAGAGAGTCATACCACCCTAGACATAAGTAGCACCAGTGACATGGTGAAAACTGACGGATAG
- a CDS encoding four helix bundle protein gives MNKEAIKDHKDLGIYKIAFEAAMKIFELSKKFPVEERYSLTDQIRRSSRSVCANLAEAWRKRRYEAAFIAKLNDCVRVASPKELAEAAETQTWIEFAVKCNYMNVEVGREIYSSYNQVLSGLVNMINNPSPWLRNH, from the coding sequence ATGAATAAAGAAGCAATCAAAGATCATAAAGATTTGGGAATTTACAAAATTGCCTTTGAAGCAGCAATGAAAATTTTTGAGCTATCAAAGAAGTTCCCTGTAGAGGAGAGATATTCGTTAACTGATCAAATTCGTAGATCCTCACGTTCTGTTTGTGCCAATTTAGCTGAAGCATGGAGAAAAAGGCGTTATGAAGCAGCTTTCATTGCTAAACTAAATGACTGTGTTCGCGTAGCGTCTCCGAAGGAGTTAGCTGAAGCCGCCGAAACACAGACTTGGATTGAATTTGCTGTCAAATGCAACTACATGAATGTAGAAGTAGGACGAGAAATTTATTCAAGCTACAACCAAGTTTTATCAGGTTTGGTGAATATGATTAATAATCCATCACCTTGGTTGCGAAATCACTAA